A single region of the Lysinibacillus sp. B2A1 genome encodes:
- a CDS encoding DNA-binding response regulator translates to MREKLLLIEDDTAIGRIVKDTLEQEGYQVTWATTGLEGLADFQTGTFDLVLVDWMLPEMDGLTVCQNIRWESEVPILMMSARKEEADKVEGLQGADDYIAKPFSLEELKARIASHLRRWKRYNKQEIMGDIITFSHGLKIDWQMETASLLNEELTLTQKEFALLKLLAKNPSQTFSKEELYQHIWQQASVDETHTVTVHIKALREKLKDPVKTPHYIQTVWGKGYRFIGEPL, encoded by the coding sequence ATGAGAGAAAAGCTATTATTGATTGAGGATGATACGGCGATAGGGCGTATTGTGAAGGATACGCTTGAACAAGAGGGATACCAAGTTACATGGGCGACAACGGGACTGGAAGGATTGGCTGATTTTCAAACGGGTACGTTCGATTTAGTGTTAGTTGATTGGATGCTACCGGAGATGGATGGGCTTACAGTTTGCCAAAATATTCGCTGGGAAAGTGAAGTGCCTATTTTAATGATGAGTGCGCGTAAGGAAGAGGCAGATAAGGTGGAGGGCTTGCAGGGTGCTGATGATTATATCGCAAAGCCTTTTAGCTTAGAGGAATTGAAAGCACGGATTGCCTCACATCTACGTCGCTGGAAACGTTATAACAAACAAGAAATAATGGGAGATATAATCACCTTTTCGCATGGTTTGAAAATTGATTGGCAAATGGAAACAGCGAGTCTCCTTAATGAGGAACTGACATTGACACAAAAGGAGTTTGCCCTACTTAAGCTACTTGCCAAAAATCCAAGCCAAACCTTTTCAAAAGAAGAGCTTTATCAGCATATTTGGCAACAGGCGAGTGTGGATGAAACTCATACGGTAACGGTACATATAAAGGCATTGCGTGAAAAGCTAAAAGATCCAGTAAAAACGCCTCATTATATTCAAACTGTATGGGGAAAGGGTTATCGCTTTATTGGTGAACCATTATGA
- a CDS encoding ABC transporter permease, translated as MYYRIIRNDMAKSKLISLTTIIFVAAAALLVSLSAILMVNLSGAIDTLMKQSKTPHFLQMHSGEIDWDRLENFANNNSNVKEFQVLEFLNVDGAHIVIDGISLAGNVQDNGFTTQSETFDYLLDLDGQVIEVADGEVYVPVGYMKDGTANIGDTIVLDNKKKFIVAGFLRDSQMNSLLASSKRFLVSEHDYATIKSYGTTEYLIEFRLKDISDIGTFETAYTSAGLEANGPTITYPLFKMLNAISDGLMIAVILLISVLVVTITFMCIRFTLLAKIEDDYREIGVMKAIGLRVSDIKKIYFAKYAMIAAVGCSLGFALSFVFKGMLLENIRLYMGVSENAFLALFFGIIGVLLVFFVMIAYVGNVLRGFRKISAAEALRFGFSHGKSSGTKGFYLSKNRLLNTNLFLGIKDVLSRKRLYMTMLAVLVMSTFIIIVPQNLYNTISSKSFITYMGVGSSDLRIDIQQTDNIPKKAEEIVATLNGDSTISKYAVLTTKTFNVKTTNGSKESIKIELGDHSIFPLRYAEGKAPVSQDEIALSVMNAEELGKKVGDYMTLLVDGEERNLIVSGTYSDITNGGKTAKAAFSDLQADTMWSVIYVELNDKALTETKISEYTDSFQFAKISGIDDYITQTFGSTIGSIGKASSISVIIALILSILVTLLFMKMLIAKDRHSIAIMKSLGFTNTDITIQYVARSLFVLIVGIVLGTLLANTLGELLASAVIASFGAASFTFIVNPLSAYLLCPLVMGCTVLVATVISTVSAGQIKITDNIKE; from the coding sequence ATGTATTACAGAATAATTCGTAATGATATGGCAAAAAGCAAATTAATATCATTGACCACGATTATATTTGTGGCTGCTGCAGCATTGCTTGTTTCCCTTTCAGCCATATTAATGGTGAATCTTTCAGGTGCGATAGATACGCTTATGAAGCAATCGAAAACACCGCATTTTCTGCAGATGCATTCAGGTGAAATTGATTGGGATAGATTAGAAAACTTCGCTAACAATAATAGCAATGTCAAAGAATTTCAGGTGCTTGAATTTCTCAATGTTGATGGAGCACATATCGTTATTGATGGAATATCACTTGCAGGCAATGTTCAGGACAATGGCTTCACGACGCAAAGTGAAACATTTGATTATCTCCTGGATCTTGACGGACAGGTGATAGAGGTTGCAGATGGAGAGGTATATGTGCCAGTAGGCTATATGAAGGATGGCACTGCAAACATTGGAGATACGATTGTTCTAGATAATAAGAAGAAATTCATCGTTGCAGGATTTCTTCGTGATTCGCAGATGAATTCATTACTTGCCTCATCAAAAAGGTTTTTGGTGAGTGAGCATGATTATGCAACAATAAAGAGTTACGGAACTACAGAATATTTAATTGAGTTTAGATTAAAGGATATATCTGATATAGGCACATTCGAAACTGCTTACACTTCCGCAGGACTTGAAGCAAATGGTCCGACAATTACATATCCACTTTTCAAAATGTTGAATGCCATTTCTGATGGTCTAATGATAGCAGTCATACTTCTAATAAGTGTTCTTGTCGTCACAATCACATTTATGTGTATACGATTTACGCTGCTTGCAAAAATTGAGGATGATTACCGAGAAATAGGTGTTATGAAAGCCATAGGGCTACGTGTTTCAGATATTAAAAAAATTTATTTCGCAAAATACGCAATGATTGCAGCAGTTGGCTGTTCACTTGGCTTTGCCCTATCCTTTGTATTCAAGGGTATGCTTCTTGAAAACATAAGGCTTTATATGGGAGTGAGTGAAAATGCATTTTTGGCTTTATTTTTTGGAATAATTGGTGTACTTCTAGTGTTTTTTGTAATGATCGCTTACGTGGGTAATGTACTAAGAGGTTTTCGAAAAATCTCTGCAGCGGAGGCTCTGCGGTTTGGTTTTTCACACGGAAAATCCTCTGGCACTAAAGGCTTTTATCTTAGCAAAAATCGACTACTAAATACGAATCTATTTTTAGGGATAAAGGATGTTCTTTCTAGAAAAAGACTTTACATGACCATGCTTGCGGTACTTGTAATGTCAACATTTATCATCATCGTTCCACAAAATCTATACAATACGATTTCCTCTAAAAGCTTCATCACCTATATGGGAGTAGGGAGCAGTGATTTGCGTATAGATATTCAGCAGACAGACAATATTCCGAAAAAAGCTGAGGAAATTGTAGCAACATTGAATGGTGACAGCACGATTTCTAAATATGCTGTGCTTACGACCAAAACTTTCAATGTGAAGACAACGAATGGCTCTAAGGAAAGTATAAAAATTGAACTTGGTGACCACTCGATTTTCCCGCTTAGGTATGCAGAAGGGAAAGCACCTGTTTCACAAGATGAAATTGCGCTGTCAGTGATGAACGCTGAGGAATTAGGGAAAAAGGTCGGAGATTACATGACCCTGTTAGTCGATGGAGAGGAGAGAAACCTCATCGTATCTGGAACCTATTCCGATATTACGAACGGTGGTAAAACAGCGAAGGCGGCTTTCTCTGACTTACAGGCGGATACAATGTGGAGTGTTATTTATGTAGAGCTTAATGATAAAGCATTGACTGAAACGAAAATTTCTGAGTACACAGATAGCTTTCAATTTGCAAAGATTTCGGGCATAGACGATTATATTACACAGACGTTTGGCTCAACGATAGGCTCTATTGGGAAAGCGTCCTCTATATCAGTCATTATAGCCCTAATTCTATCAATCTTGGTGACATTATTATTTATGAAAATGCTGATTGCAAAGGATAGACACTCAATTGCGATAATGAAGTCTTTGGGCTTTACAAATACGGATATAACCATCCAATATGTAGCCCGCTCGTTATTTGTCCTCATTGTAGGTATTGTTTTAGGAACGCTTTTAGCTAATACGCTTGGCGAGCTACTAGCAAGTGCAGTTATTGCCTCATTTGGAGCAGCGTCGTTTACATTCATTGTTAATCCACTTTCTGCCTATCTATTATGTCCATTGGTGATGGGGTGTACTGTACTAGTAGCAACGGTTATCAGTACGGTTAGCGCAGGTCAGATAAAAATAACTGATAATATAAAGGAGTAG
- a CDS encoding RNA polymerase, with translation MDGILEKIMDEHAEHLLRLAYFYVKSRHVAEDIVQEVFIKFSQHNYEERGQLRAYLSTLTINKSKDYLKSWHYKKLILQEKILPVQAKKQRDELIEAEERSHIGAAILKLPLSYREPIILYYYEEMKIAEIAQVLGIVENTVKTRLKRAREALKPHLKQEEWEVLGHE, from the coding sequence GTGGACGGCATACTTGAAAAAATAATGGATGAACATGCAGAGCATTTACTTCGTCTCGCCTATTTCTACGTTAAAAGTAGGCACGTCGCAGAGGACATCGTACAGGAGGTCTTTATCAAATTTTCACAGCACAACTATGAGGAGCGTGGGCAGCTACGTGCTTATTTATCCACATTAACCATAAATAAAAGTAAGGATTATTTAAAAAGCTGGCATTATAAAAAATTAATTTTACAAGAAAAAATCCTTCCAGTGCAGGCAAAAAAACAGCGAGATGAACTGATTGAAGCGGAGGAAAGATCGCATATAGGGGCAGCTATCTTAAAACTACCGTTATCCTATAGAGAGCCCATAATCCTTTACTATTATGAAGAAATGAAGATAGCTGAAATAGCACAGGTTCTAGGTATTGTAGAAAATACTGTGAAAACAAGGCTGAAAAGGGCAAGGGAAGCCCTGAAGCCTCATTTAAAGCAGGAGGAATGGGAGGTGCTTGGGCATGAATGA
- a CDS encoding MarR family transcriptional regulator — translation MKIKQFAEKYQLTTDTVRYYEKEGLLYPHKLDNGYRVYDDTCENTIKLILVLRQLGFTLQEIKQLLMLDQKPVSESCNQETVQLFSAKIAHIEQQLLFYQQALQSLQLTKTLMVDGKYAENQVVIASLIEDMYQKLQEGRGHYETT, via the coding sequence ATGAAAATTAAACAGTTTGCTGAGAAATATCAATTAACAACTGATACAGTGCGCTACTACGAGAAGGAAGGGCTACTGTATCCACATAAACTCGACAATGGCTATCGCGTGTATGATGACACTTGTGAAAATACGATTAAATTAATACTAGTATTAAGACAGCTTGGCTTTACACTACAGGAAATCAAGCAATTACTGATGCTGGATCAAAAGCCTGTTTCAGAATCCTGCAATCAAGAAACCGTTCAGCTATTCTCTGCAAAAATCGCCCATATTGAACAACAATTATTGTTTTATCAGCAGGCACTCCAATCCTTACAGCTAACGAAGACTTTGATGGTTGATGGGAAGTATGCAGAAAATCAAGTGGTAATCGCCTCGCTCATCGAAGATATGTATCAAAAATTACAGGAAGGTCGTGGTCATTATGAAACTACGTAA
- a CDS encoding sensor histidine kinase has protein sequence MKIKTWLLISFFLVMILPIAGAYSLYVWINGYYHDKSFAEYIEKRTELNHIKSVLNNTEYYKKNADIKDIEALTNDQLAITLYSKTGIVLYSSNPLTSGFVAKDQVFKDLYELKQKYNAFIYKEPIYQKGELLGIYEIHLVRKDWVQGVQNRSWLVLASSILFFLLIYAAAVLLLHRKLNRPLKELMRQMHTFAKGEQVTSDLGIRKDEIGELAQAFLAMQDEIERARTHLKAEQQHKELMIASISHDLKTPLTSIQAYAESLQNKALSEKQQYEYREIILTKADMMKHMLEDLTMYTLLQSSSYDLELVAVDGAEFFEMVVSDYEPLCEDQGFTLDVRCEVDGQYTVHPKQLQRVIDNLMSNAWRYGEVGTTIGLAAVNAGNYPTWCFDFVKSALTKQEGCYVIVQNSGQGINKEDKEKLFEPMYQADTARTKAGERGTGLGLNIAKQIIEKHSGTIELVSKEGFGTAVLCWIPRYKGEI, from the coding sequence ATGAAAATTAAAACTTGGCTGCTCATATCCTTCTTCCTCGTCATGATTTTGCCGATAGCAGGTGCATATAGCCTTTATGTGTGGATTAACGGCTATTATCATGATAAAAGCTTTGCTGAATACATCGAAAAGCGGACAGAGTTGAATCACATTAAATCTGTGCTCAATAACACTGAGTATTATAAAAAAAATGCTGATATAAAAGATATAGAAGCATTAACAAATGATCAGCTCGCGATAACACTTTACTCAAAAACAGGCATTGTCTTGTATTCCTCCAATCCATTAACTTCGGGATTCGTTGCAAAAGATCAAGTATTTAAAGATTTATATGAATTAAAGCAAAAATATAATGCCTTTATTTATAAAGAACCTATTTATCAAAAAGGTGAACTGCTCGGAATATATGAAATTCATTTGGTAAGAAAGGACTGGGTACAAGGCGTACAGAATCGCTCTTGGCTTGTACTAGCTAGCTCAATACTATTCTTTCTACTTATATATGCAGCAGCTGTGTTGCTGCTGCATCGAAAATTAAATCGTCCACTAAAAGAACTGATGAGACAAATGCATACCTTTGCTAAGGGCGAGCAGGTGACATCAGACTTAGGAATCAGAAAAGATGAAATTGGTGAACTTGCGCAAGCCTTCCTTGCGATGCAGGACGAAATTGAAAGGGCGCGCACTCACTTAAAAGCTGAACAACAGCACAAGGAGCTTATGATAGCTAGTATTTCACATGACTTAAAAACGCCACTTACCTCCATTCAGGCTTATGCGGAGTCTTTGCAAAATAAAGCCCTATCGGAAAAGCAGCAGTATGAATACCGAGAGATTATTTTAACTAAGGCTGACATGATGAAGCATATGTTAGAAGATTTAACGATGTACACGTTACTCCAATCTTCAAGCTATGATTTAGAACTAGTGGCGGTAGATGGGGCAGAGTTTTTTGAAATGGTAGTGTCAGATTATGAACCATTATGTGAAGATCAAGGCTTTACGCTTGACGTTCGTTGTGAAGTAGACGGTCAATATACTGTGCATCCAAAGCAACTTCAACGGGTGATTGATAATTTAATGAGTAATGCCTGGCGCTATGGGGAAGTAGGAACAACAATCGGTTTAGCAGCCGTAAATGCTGGGAACTATCCTACATGGTGCTTTGATTTTGTAAAATCTGCCCTAACGAAACAGGAAGGGTGCTATGTGATTGTACAAAATAGCGGACAAGGGATTAATAAAGAGGATAAAGAGAAATTATTTGAGCCAATGTACCAGGCAGATACAGCACGAACGAAGGCTGGAGAACGTGGTACAGGGCTAGGCTTAAATATTGCAAAGCAAATCATAGAAAAGCACAGTGGAACAATTGAGCTTGTATCGAAAGAAGGCTTTGGAACAGCTGTACTATGTTGGATACCACGATATAAAGGAGAGATTTGA
- a CDS encoding DUF4260 domain-containing protein: MKLRKIISLEYLLAFLISLFFYWQFDFSLFYFFLFLLLPDISMLGYIVNTKVGALFYNIGHSLILPAILMMIGFAMISTPLLMTSIIWLAHIFLDRALGYGLKYDEAFKKTHLQQIA; the protein is encoded by the coding sequence ATGAAACTACGTAAAATTATTTCTCTTGAATATTTACTAGCATTTTTAATCAGTCTATTTTTCTATTGGCAGTTTGACTTTTCATTATTCTATTTTTTCTTATTTTTATTGCTTCCTGATATCAGTATGCTTGGCTATATTGTCAACACTAAAGTTGGGGCTTTATTTTACAATATAGGTCATAGCTTAATACTGCCAGCAATTCTAATGATGATTGGCTTTGCCATGATATCTACTCCGCTTCTAATGACATCGATTATTTGGCTAGCCCATATCTTTTTAGATCGTGCGCTTGGCTACGGCTTAAAATATGATGAAGCCTTTAAGAAAACACATTTACAGCAAATAGCTTAA
- a CDS encoding GGDEF domain-containing protein, which yields MNTQEFEELWITLNELYNANRFLEYIELSSAAIESAIVLEMYDKAILLLRYRCASYFQTGDLQISISVLEQYRELTFQYGNDIDLIHYYILAAIYWGTFGHLKKSEELMLKGLKIAERIQHVESMGKIYNNLSDLEIALGSYQTAKEFALKSLYYANAFETKHDNPYTGIIHPKINLAVAQIWLEEFEKAHEVLQELLATIQKPPYSKVQLEIMNANALLYERQGRIGEAIDLYQKSKHYALQNNDLALLQIIYNSLVKLIEEQGNKLVLCAIQKEYINILLEIQRENYTHVLFEMEYNDEKKQLEKSSYIDPLTNIYNRRYFDEHAVKMVQKAASEKQQLALLMVDLDHFKAINDRNGHLFGDDALTFTATTLKEFFQPFESIVARFGGDEFIVLSQLKVGESAQTLAENLYNKLASLSLIIKDEAIHLEFSIGVSINNKGQVTKVEELIHQADTALYASKRNGRNQITVFKQHSDIGND from the coding sequence ATGAATACACAGGAGTTTGAAGAATTATGGATTACGCTAAATGAATTATATAATGCGAATCGCTTTTTAGAATATATCGAATTAAGTAGTGCCGCAATCGAAAGTGCAATTGTACTTGAGATGTACGATAAAGCAATCCTTTTATTACGGTATCGCTGTGCCAGTTATTTTCAAACAGGTGATTTGCAGATTTCCATCAGTGTACTTGAGCAATATCGTGAATTAACCTTTCAATATGGCAATGATATTGATTTAATACATTATTATATTTTAGCGGCCATCTACTGGGGAACATTTGGTCATTTAAAAAAATCTGAGGAGCTTATGCTAAAGGGACTTAAGATTGCTGAGCGCATTCAACATGTAGAAAGCATGGGGAAAATATATAATAATTTAAGTGATTTAGAAATTGCATTAGGAAGCTATCAAACAGCAAAGGAATTCGCGTTAAAGAGCTTATATTATGCAAATGCTTTTGAGACGAAGCATGACAATCCGTATACAGGAATTATCCATCCTAAAATTAACTTAGCCGTTGCGCAAATTTGGCTTGAGGAATTTGAAAAAGCACATGAAGTCTTACAAGAGCTACTGGCAACTATTCAGAAACCTCCGTATTCCAAGGTACAGTTGGAGATTATGAATGCCAATGCTTTGCTTTATGAAAGACAGGGACGCATTGGAGAGGCCATCGATTTATATCAAAAATCAAAGCACTATGCCCTCCAAAATAATGATCTTGCTTTGCTACAAATCATTTACAATTCTTTAGTGAAGCTAATTGAGGAACAGGGAAATAAATTAGTATTGTGTGCAATTCAGAAGGAGTATATTAATATTTTGCTAGAAATTCAACGGGAGAATTATACACATGTGTTATTTGAAATGGAGTATAATGACGAGAAAAAGCAACTAGAAAAATCCTCTTATATTGATCCGTTAACGAATATCTATAACCGACGCTATTTTGATGAGCACGCAGTAAAAATGGTGCAGAAAGCTGCATCTGAAAAACAGCAGTTAGCGTTACTAATGGTTGATCTAGATCATTTTAAAGCCATTAATGATAGGAATGGTCATTTGTTTGGTGATGATGCATTGACCTTTACAGCTACAACATTAAAGGAATTTTTCCAACCTTTTGAATCGATTGTTGCACGTTTTGGAGGAGATGAATTTATTGTTCTTAGTCAATTAAAGGTGGGGGAATCTGCCCAAACATTGGCAGAAAACCTCTATAATAAATTAGCATCTTTATCTTTAATCATAAAAGATGAAGCAATTCATTTAGAGTTTAGTATTGGCGTGAGCATCAATAACAAAGGGCAGGTAACAAAAGTCGAAGAGCTCATTCATCAGGCTGATACTGCACTCTATGCCTCAAAACGCAATGGGCGTAATCAAATTACTGTCTTTAAACAACATAGTGATATTGGAAATGATTGA
- a CDS encoding TetR/AcrR family transcriptional regulator has protein sequence MRTIKKAQERRNEILDVAEELFNQKGFDGTSTNDILEKVGIARGTLYYHFKSKEDIMDALIDRMTDTILEAAKEIGTDKSIPVNERMIRVVMALNISGGDSKEIMEHIHKPQNALMHQKIQKIIFNNVPSILANIIREGIEQGLFSTPYPYECMEMIVAYSNTIFDDDMVHLTDEERTSRIVALVFNVERLLGVESGSLMYMMKMFGNENSE, from the coding sequence ATGAGAACGATAAAAAAAGCACAAGAGCGTCGAAATGAAATTCTTGATGTGGCAGAGGAGCTATTTAACCAGAAGGGCTTTGATGGTACTAGCACAAACGATATTCTTGAGAAGGTCGGAATCGCACGAGGAACGCTGTATTATCACTTTAAGTCAAAAGAGGATATTATGGACGCATTAATTGATCGGATGACAGACACGATTTTAGAAGCGGCAAAGGAAATTGGTACAGATAAAAGTATTCCAGTAAATGAGCGAATGATTCGAGTTGTAATGGCTTTGAACATTAGCGGGGGGGATAGCAAGGAAATCATGGAGCATATTCACAAACCTCAGAATGCTTTGATGCACCAGAAGATTCAAAAAATTATTTTTAACAATGTGCCATCTATTCTGGCGAATATCATTCGTGAAGGCATTGAGCAAGGATTATTTAGCACACCGTATCCGTATGAATGCATGGAAATGATAGTGGCGTATTCGAATACCATTTTTGATGATGATATGGTTCATTTAACAGACGAAGAGCGCACTTCACGAATAGTTGCGTTAGTATTCAACGTAGAAAGGTTACTTGGTGTTGAAAGTGGAAGTCTCATGTATATGATGAAGATGTTTGGAAATGAAAACAGTGAATAA
- a CDS encoding DUF47 domain-containing protein, with product MFNSNKQDPFFKALLNISKNVNEGIYFAHNARIQDIDALKEIADTMKQYETSGDKLIHELIVMLNKSFMTPIEREDILALANKLDDVIDGMEGCIAHFNMYNLTEVTEPMRQFLTYIAKSTDEMVQAMELLNSKKLVEMRKHSIQIKDYERECDEIFRSSMKQLFIQEKDPMRIIVFKDIYEQFEDIADSCQTVANTIETIIMRNA from the coding sequence ATGTTCAACTCAAACAAGCAAGATCCATTTTTTAAGGCATTATTGAATATCTCGAAAAATGTCAATGAAGGTATTTACTTTGCACATAATGCACGTATTCAAGATATAGATGCGCTAAAAGAAATTGCAGATACAATGAAGCAATATGAAACTAGCGGTGATAAATTAATTCATGAGCTTATTGTGATGTTAAATAAATCATTTATGACACCCATTGAACGTGAAGATATTTTAGCCCTTGCTAATAAATTAGATGATGTAATAGATGGTATGGAAGGCTGTATTGCTCATTTCAATATGTATAATTTAACAGAAGTAACAGAGCCGATGCGTCAATTCCTCACATATATTGCAAAAAGTACAGATGAGATGGTACAAGCGATGGAGCTATTAAATAGTAAGAAGCTTGTTGAAATGCGTAAACACTCCATTCAAATTAAAGACTATGAGCGTGAATGTGATGAAATCTTCCGTTCTTCCATGAAGCAATTATTTATTCAAGAGAAAGATCCAATGCGTATTATAGTGTTTAAAGATATTTATGAGCAATTTGAAGATATAGCAGATAGCTGTCAAACAGTAGCAAACACAATTGAAACAATAATTATGCGTAACGCGTAA
- a CDS encoding anion permease, which produces MDTILLITILVVLFALVFDFINGFHDTANAIATSVSTRALKPRTAVYMAAVMNFVGAITFVGVAKALTKDIVDPFTLNAYDGDITGSVVILAALLSAITWNLLTWYFGIPSSSSHTLIGSVAGAAIAAAGFDILNYAGFMKIIQALIFSPLLAFAAGFLMMSLFKVLFKDMNLYRTNKGFRTMQIGTAALQSFTHGTNDAQKAMGIITLALIAGGLHQGDDIPFWVRFAAACAMGLGTSVGGYKIIKTVGGKIMKIRPVNGVAADLASASIIFGATLIHLPVSTTHVISSSIMGVGTAHRVKWGMARKIVTTWVITMPISAVMAGAIYFILSLFF; this is translated from the coding sequence ATGGATACAATATTATTAATAACAATATTAGTCGTTTTATTCGCACTTGTGTTCGATTTTATAAACGGCTTCCATGATACAGCCAACGCGATTGCAACTTCTGTATCAACAAGGGCCTTAAAGCCACGAACAGCAGTATATATGGCTGCAGTGATGAATTTCGTTGGAGCGATTACTTTCGTTGGAGTTGCCAAAGCACTAACAAAAGATATTGTGGACCCGTTTACCTTAAATGCCTATGATGGTGATATTACTGGTTCAGTTGTGATTTTAGCAGCCTTATTATCTGCCATTACGTGGAATTTGCTAACATGGTATTTTGGCATCCCATCAAGCTCTTCTCATACATTAATTGGATCTGTTGCAGGAGCAGCGATTGCCGCAGCAGGATTTGATATTTTGAACTATGCAGGCTTTATGAAAATTATTCAAGCCCTTATTTTTTCACCATTGCTAGCGTTCGCGGCAGGTTTCTTGATGATGTCATTATTTAAAGTACTCTTTAAGGATATGAATTTATATCGTACGAATAAAGGTTTCCGAACAATGCAGATTGGTACCGCAGCGCTACAATCATTTACACATGGTACAAACGATGCACAAAAGGCGATGGGGATTATCACGCTCGCGTTAATTGCGGGTGGCTTGCATCAAGGAGATGATATTCCTTTCTGGGTACGTTTTGCAGCAGCATGTGCAATGGGTCTTGGTACTTCTGTAGGTGGTTATAAAATCATCAAAACGGTTGGTGGTAAGATTATGAAAATTCGTCCAGTGAATGGTGTGGCAGCAGACTTAGCCTCTGCATCGATTATCTTTGGGGCAACATTAATTCATTTACCAGTATCAACGACACATGTTATTTCTTCATCTATCATGGGTGTTGGAACAGCACATCGTGTAAAATGGGGCATGGCACGTAAAATCGTGACAACATGGGTTATCACAATGCCAATTTCTGCGGTGATGGCTGGAGCAATTTACTTTATCTTAAGTTTATTTTTCTAA